Genomic DNA from Candidatus Zixiibacteriota bacterium:
CCATATTGAGATCGTTCCAGAAGGGTGATATCACCGTTTCAAAAGGCGCCCCGGGAATATCAAGATCATCGAAAAATCCTTCAAAACTGACATCGACATCCGTGAATGAAACGGCTCCGTTGGCGCCAAAATAAATCTCGCCATAAGCGGTATCATAGAAGGGAAAATCAAATTCCAGCGCGACCGGACCGAACGAACCGTCATCAAGTATATCTACCGATGTATAATTATTGTACCACAAATGCGACGGAGCAATATATCCGATGGCTTCGATATTGATCCAGTTGTATTCGGCATCTGTATTATCGGGATACGTCGCAGGCACATAACTTGTGTCTTCGCATAGAACCTCGAGAAAAATCGGCAGCAGGATTTCATCATCGTGCGCTTCCCCCGAAGGTCCAAATTGAATCAGTATTTGGCCTTTTAGCATCCCAAGTGTCTGGTCGCCGATGTCAGGTGAGAGGTCAAAATCAAGCGAAACCGAACCTTCGGCAAGAACCGTACCTGATGAATTTTGAATAGTAATCCAGTCGGCAGTATTATCTTCGCCCATGGGCTGAGCCGAGGCGGTAAAATCAATCTCCTGATCAACGGATAAATTCTCCAGCAGAACCGACATATTCAAAACCGTTTGATCGGTAGCAGCCGTATCTATATAATAGGGATTTACAGTCAGATCATAAGGTAGAGGCAGAACCGTATCTGCGGCCTGTATGTCCGGCCGAGGGCCTATATGCCGGGTTGTAATTCCCTGCTGAGGTGACCCGGTTGCTATCAGGACGTCGCGCATCCTATCAGCGTCCAGTGTGGCCCCACTGAATTTGTTTTTATAAATTCCCTGCAAGGATACAACTGTTCCGGCGACAATTGCCGCCGCCGAAGATGTGCCGTTAAAATCTCCGGTATAATTCTGGCGTTCATCGCCACCGCCATTGAACAAGTCGCCGTAACCGGTAGTGACGACTTCGCGGCCATGTCCCTGAACGTTTACTCTCTCGCCATAATTGGAAAAATCGAGCCAGGAACGATCCGTTCCGAAATTTCCCGAGGGGGGAGCTCCTGCACCTACCATAATGGCATGGGAATTCCTCCCGGTAGTATCGAAAAGATTTTCATAAAGCGCATCATCGAGATTTTCAGCTCCGTTCCCGGCCGCTTCGACTACTATAATTCCTTTAGCCCAGGCGTACTGGATAGCGTCAAATATATCCTGCCAGTACTCTACGCAAACATAACCCCGCTGGTCGGTGCGAACCGCGAAATTATACCTGGGACCCGGCGCGTTGATCTCGATTAATATGATATCGCCGGCGTCCAATTGCTCAATGGCGAGTAGTATCGCTTCGCTTATATTGTAGGTTAAATAGGAAACCATGCCGACTTCGACCGCCGACGAAATCCCTGAAACTCCAAAGCCATCGACTCCGGATTTGATTATGCCCAGGACAGCCGTTCCGTGGTTACGAGTCAGAAAATCTCCCGGAGGATCTCCGCCAAGAATGAGGTCGGGACTGAGGTCTAAATCTTCGTGATCAACGACCCAATCGCCTTCAATATCAAATAATTTAACTCCGGAGCCGTCGCCGCCGGAAATCGTTTGCGCGTAGTCGGCGTCAACGCCGTCCGGGGCAGGCCGAAGATAATCCTGATCGCCGGAGTAATCGGGAGTCGGAGGGTCAATATCACCGGCCGGTTCGAAATGAGGTTGCGCATAAGCAATCTCTACTTCGGGTAGCTTGTTCAATTGATTAATTAGATTTTCGGCTTCACCAGATGAAGAAACTGTGATGGCGATATAATTGTTGAAGTCGGCCAATTCGTGACCGCTTTTGCTTTCAAGAATTTGTTTTTGCTTATCCAGAATATCGACAGGTTTGGAAACGAGTCTTGCTATTTCGGTATTTGATTTGACTGAGAGAACTTCATTAATTCCGCTTAGGTTCCTTCCCGATAGAGAAACTAAAACATTTCTAAACAGCCTTAACTTCGTATCCTTGACCAGCTTGACTATTACCCGATTGACATTGAATGAAAGGTCAATTGTAATTTTGTCCGGTTTGGAAGCCGGTTGACGGAATTTCAGGGTGTGTGCAGATTTTGTTGTTTTGTCCTTCTTGACTTGTGACGGTAGACAGATTGAAGACATAAGAAACAGGCAAATTATAAAAACAAACCGTCGTTTACCAGAGGGATTAGTCATTAAAAACTCCAATATATCGGTTCGGCGGTAAGATAGGCACCGGAAGTAGTTACTAATACAATATACACTGATACCCTTTTTTTTCAAACAGGTTTCAAAGCGGTTCAAATATATTATCGGTAAGAATCGAGAAATATTGGAGTATATTAGCCGAGACGTAATTTATTCTTTAACTTGTCATTAGCTTCGATTTTTATCGGGTATTTTCCGGTGAAACAGCCCACGCAAAAATCCCTATGAGGCAGAGAGGGCATGGCCAGCATGCCTTCTACTGATAGATAACCTAGGGACTCGACTTTCAGGTACTGCCTGATCTCTTCGATAGTTTTTTTATTGGCAATAAACTCCTTACGAGTGGGCATATCAATCCCGAAGAAACAGGGAGAAATTATCGGCGGCGATGAGACTCTGAAATGAACTTCCTTAGCTCCGGCCTGGCGGACAAGCTGCACGAGCTTTTTGGAAGTTGTTCCCCGGACGATAGAATCGTCAACTAAAACGACCCGGCGGCCTTTCAGAACGCCTTTAACCGGATTGAATTTTATTTTAACATCAAGGTCTCGGATTTTTTGATCGGGTTCGATAAATGACCGACCGACATAATGATTTCGAATTAAGCCGATTTCAAACCTGATGCCTGATTGCTCGGAAAAACCCAAAGCCGCGGTGTTGGCTGAGTCGGGTATGCCGATTACGATATCCGCGTCGACCGGATGTTCCTGAGCCAGAAGGCGTCCAAGGCGGCGACGAACTTTATCGACGTTTTCTCCGAAGACGATCGAATCAGGCCGGGAGAAATATATATACTCAAAAATACAAAAAGCTTTGCGGGATTTGCGGAGAGGAAACTCAGATTTCAAACCATCTGACGATATTTCGAGAACCTCGCCCGGTTCAATATCCCGAACATATTTCGCTCCGATGATGTCAAAAGCGCATGTCTCAGACGCAACGACATGATATCCGTTTATTTTGCCCAGAACCAGGGGACGAAAACCCCACGGATCACGGGCGGCAATTATTCTGTCTTCGGCGCAGAATAAATAACAGTAGGCTCCGCGTAATGCCTTGACCGCCTCGCAAACCTGACCAAATGTATCTTTGGATTTGGATTTGGCGACGAGATGCAAAACGATTTCGGTATCGGAAGTCGTTTGAAAAATCGATCCGCGATTCTCCAGCTTATCTTTCAATTGCATCGAATTAGTTAAATTGCCATTTTGAGCCACGGCCAGCATGCGGTCACGATTGGTAATTAAGAGCGGTTGGATATTTGTCAGGGAACTGGCGCCAGTGGTGGAATAGCGAGTATGGCCGACGGCGATTGTGCCTTTCAATTTCTCAAAAATCGACTTATCCGAAAAAACGTCCGAAACCTGACCCATGCCTTTATAAAGATTTAGACGATTGTTATATGAAGTAACGATTCCTGCCGATTCCTGCCCGCGATGCTGCAGAGAGTACAGACCGAAATATGTCATTTCGGCGGCTCGGCGGGGTCCGAATATCCCGAAAATCCCACATTTATCGTGAAACATCTCTTCCGTCATCCCAGCTATCCCTATCCAAAAAAAATAAGTTTATAAAGATTTTGACCGCCTGTCAAGCCTTCTTCGCTATATTCTTGTGCAACATATATGAAACGATCTTCACAATCAAGACATGGTTGAAATGTGATTTTTAAATGAATGGGTTATGGATATTATCCCGCTTCTCGCAAGTATAAATATTTAAGGAAGTTACTTCTCCGCTTTTACAAAGTATGGGATGGCGCCCATACTCATTATTGATTTTTGTAATTTCTCAAATGAGGCACAAGGTTTGCTCAAATAGGCTTTAGTATGGATAATTCTGCGTCCAGAGAAGAGTTGAAATACCGGGCATTGGCCGGGATTGCCGTTGCCGCTATCGAAGGAGTGGCGATC
This window encodes:
- the purF gene encoding amidophosphoribosyltransferase; translated protein: MTEEMFHDKCGIFGIFGPRRAAEMTYFGLYSLQHRGQESAGIVTSYNNRLNLYKGMGQVSDVFSDKSIFEKLKGTIAVGHTRYSTTGASSLTNIQPLLITNRDRMLAVAQNGNLTNSMQLKDKLENRGSIFQTTSDTEIVLHLVAKSKSKDTFGQVCEAVKALRGAYCYLFCAEDRIIAARDPWGFRPLVLGKINGYHVVASETCAFDIIGAKYVRDIEPGEVLEISSDGLKSEFPLRKSRKAFCIFEYIYFSRPDSIVFGENVDKVRRRLGRLLAQEHPVDADIVIGIPDSANTAALGFSEQSGIRFEIGLIRNHYVGRSFIEPDQKIRDLDVKIKFNPVKGVLKGRRVVLVDDSIVRGTTSKKLVQLVRQAGAKEVHFRVSSPPIISPCFFGIDMPTRKEFIANKKTIEEIRQYLKVESLGYLSVEGMLAMPSLPHRDFCVGCFTGKYPIKIEANDKLKNKLRLG
- a CDS encoding S8 family serine peptidase; the encoded protein is MTNPSGKRRFVFIICLFLMSSICLPSQVKKDKTTKSAHTLKFRQPASKPDKITIDLSFNVNRVIVKLVKDTKLRLFRNVLVSLSGRNLSGINEVLSVKSNTEIARLVSKPVDILDKQKQILESKSGHELADFNNYIAITVSSSGEAENLINQLNKLPEVEIAYAQPHFEPAGDIDPPTPDYSGDQDYLRPAPDGVDADYAQTISGGDGSGVKLFDIEGDWVVDHEDLDLSPDLILGGDPPGDFLTRNHGTAVLGIIKSGVDGFGVSGISSAVEVGMVSYLTYNISEAILLAIEQLDAGDIILIEINAPGPRYNFAVRTDQRGYVCVEYWQDIFDAIQYAWAKGIIVVEAAGNGAENLDDALYENLFDTTGRNSHAIMVGAGAPPSGNFGTDRSWLDFSNYGERVNVQGHGREVVTTGYGDLFNGGGDERQNYTGDFNGTSSAAAIVAGTVVSLQGIYKNKFSGATLDADRMRDVLIATGSPQQGITTRHIGPRPDIQAADTVLPLPYDLTVNPYYIDTAATDQTVLNMSVLLENLSVDQEIDFTASAQPMGEDNTADWITIQNSSGTVLAEGSVSLDFDLSPDIGDQTLGMLKGQILIQFGPSGEAHDDEILLPIFLEVLCEDTSYVPATYPDNTDAEYNWINIEAIGYIAPSHLWYNNYTSVDILDDGSFGPVALEFDFPFYDTAYGEIYFGANGAVSFTDVDVSFEGFFDDLDIPGAPFETVISPFWNDLNMDPGIGGHGRVYYYRSPERDTFIVQYNKIGNFNSPDDTLTTFQVILSKNGNIKFQYKSVGTTGLEQTATIGIAARGCSATPYVIRGLPAENIIGDGTAILFDYTHTIWELSGDANNDGDVNVGDAVFIINWVFKGGPNPVHPKEADANCDGNGNIGDAVYMINHIFKGGPEPCLYAL